One stretch of Caldinitratiruptor microaerophilus DNA includes these proteins:
- the glmM gene encoding phosphoglucosamine mutase has protein sequence MGRLFGTDGVRGVANSPELPPELAFALGHAAARLAAQGRLGGQAGRRPVALIGRDTRRSGPMLAHALAAGVQSAGGDVLDLGVVTTPAVAYLTRALGADFGVVISASHNPAEYNGIKFFSRDGYKLPDAIEDELERLAGEPAGLRPTGAGVGEARDAHGEADRYVEYVAGTATADLSGLRIVVDCGHGAAYRLSPAVFRRLGAEVHVLGDAPDGLNINDRCGSTHPEALQEAVLRLGAHAGIAHDGDADRCIAVDERGQVVDGDQIMAICGLDLKARGLLAGDTVVATVMSNLGLELLLKRHGIRLERTRVGDRYVLERMLEIGAVLGGEQSGHVIFGHLGTTGDGILTGVQLLSAMVRAGRPLSEMAGQVERFPQILENVRVRERDGWQDRPRIVEAVQEAEARLKGRGRVLVRPSGTEPLIRVMLEGPDPVLLEELAARLREVIAAELG, from the coding sequence ATGGGAAGGCTTTTCGGTACCGACGGTGTCCGCGGCGTGGCCAACAGCCCCGAGCTCCCGCCGGAGCTGGCCTTCGCCCTCGGTCACGCAGCCGCCCGGCTGGCGGCGCAGGGCCGGCTCGGCGGGCAGGCGGGACGGCGGCCGGTGGCCCTGATCGGCCGCGACACGCGGCGCTCCGGCCCGATGCTCGCCCACGCCCTGGCGGCGGGGGTGCAGTCGGCCGGAGGGGACGTCCTGGACCTCGGCGTGGTGACCACGCCGGCAGTGGCGTACCTGACCCGTGCCCTGGGGGCGGATTTCGGCGTGGTCATCTCCGCCTCGCACAACCCGGCGGAGTACAACGGCATCAAGTTCTTCTCGCGCGACGGGTACAAGCTGCCGGACGCCATCGAGGACGAGCTCGAGCGGCTCGCCGGGGAGCCTGCCGGGCTGCGGCCGACAGGAGCCGGCGTGGGAGAGGCGCGGGACGCCCACGGGGAGGCGGACCGGTACGTGGAGTACGTGGCCGGCACCGCCACCGCCGACCTCTCCGGCCTCCGGATCGTCGTCGACTGCGGCCACGGAGCGGCCTACCGGCTTTCGCCGGCGGTGTTCCGCCGCCTCGGCGCCGAGGTGCACGTCCTGGGCGACGCACCCGACGGCCTCAACATCAACGACCGCTGCGGGTCGACCCACCCGGAGGCGCTCCAGGAGGCCGTCCTCCGCCTCGGAGCCCACGCGGGTATCGCCCACGACGGGGACGCCGACCGGTGCATCGCCGTGGACGAGCGCGGCCAGGTCGTCGACGGCGACCAGATCATGGCCATCTGCGGCCTCGACCTGAAGGCCCGGGGGCTCCTCGCCGGGGACACGGTGGTGGCCACCGTCATGAGCAACCTGGGGCTCGAGCTGCTCCTGAAGCGCCACGGGATCCGCCTGGAGCGAACCCGGGTGGGTGACCGGTACGTGCTCGAGCGGATGCTCGAGATCGGCGCCGTCCTGGGCGGGGAGCAGTCGGGCCACGTGATCTTCGGGCACCTCGGCACCACCGGCGACGGCATCCTGACCGGCGTCCAGCTCCTCTCGGCGATGGTGCGCGCAGGGCGGCCGCTCTCGGAGATGGCCGGTCAGGTGGAGCGTTTCCCCCAGATCCTGGAGAACGTGCGGGTGCGCGAGAGGGACGGCTGGCAAGACCGGCCCCGCATCGTGGAGGCGGTGCAGGAGGCGGAGGCCCGTCTCAAGGGGCGGGGCCGCGTGCTCGTGCGGCCGTCCGGGACCGAGCCGCTCATCCGGGTCATGCTCGAGGGCCCCGATCCGGTCCTGCTCGAGGAGCTCGCCGCGCGGCTCCGGGAGGTGATCGCCGCTGAGCTGGGGTAA
- a CDS encoding GerMN domain-containing protein, whose protein sequence is MRPVLWAAMLIAALALIGRLTAPGPTAARAPVADGPGAGALGGAGPGGPGGEAAGPSPAYTVPADVARARSHIDRSGGDPGAVLATVFYADRYSGGKALIPVEVKVRSLPARGVERAAALLPLLLEPPADLGLETGVPAGTRARGVRLDDRTGVLTVDLTAAAERGAGPGWASAFLYSFVYTLTGVDGVQAVRVDVDGRPGRFAGWTWDRPLGRADLERMGTMRVVAGVRFDPAAAPAGQ, encoded by the coding sequence ATGCGCCCCGTGCTCTGGGCGGCGATGCTGATCGCCGCCCTGGCGCTGATCGGCCGCCTCACGGCGCCCGGCCCGACGGCTGCACGGGCGCCGGTAGCGGACGGGCCGGGTGCGGGCGCGCTCGGCGGGGCAGGTCCCGGCGGGCCCGGCGGTGAGGCCGCCGGGCCCTCGCCGGCGTACACGGTGCCCGCGGACGTCGCCCGGGCCCGGTCGCACATCGACCGGAGCGGAGGGGATCCGGGGGCCGTCCTGGCCACGGTCTTCTACGCCGACCGGTACAGCGGCGGCAAGGCGCTGATCCCCGTCGAGGTGAAGGTGAGGTCCCTCCCCGCGCGCGGCGTCGAGCGGGCTGCGGCGCTGCTGCCCCTGCTCCTGGAGCCCCCCGCCGACCTGGGGCTCGAGACCGGGGTCCCCGCGGGCACCCGCGCCCGTGGCGTGCGGCTGGACGACCGCACCGGGGTCCTCACGGTGGACCTCACCGCGGCGGCCGAGCGGGGGGCGGGGCCGGGCTGGGCGAGCGCCTTCCTGTACAGCTTCGTGTACACGCTGACGGGCGTCGACGGCGTCCAGGCCGTCCGGGTGGACGTCGACGGCCGCCCGGGCCGGTTCGCCGGCTGGACCTGGGACAGGCCCCTCGGGCGTGCCGACCTGGAGCGAATGGGAACCATGCGGGTCGTGGCCGGGGTGCGGTTCGACCCCGCCGCCGCTCCGGCGGGGCAGTGA
- a CDS encoding FAD:protein FMN transferase, translated as MSRPGPTGEAAPAVLSSRFAAMGTVVALHVRPRPGEEAAAAARLEALEAWFHTVEAALSRFRPESELSRLNVHPGRYALVSPLLGRVLRAALVAAGRTGGLFDPTLLPELEAAGYDRPFGELPPPEMDGAGPPTVDPAGGPGHPAGSRWAAVRVEAVPGTPLWLVDRPPGVRFDLGGIAKGWAADRAARALARHGPAAADVGGDVRIVSTEPWPVAVADPFDPGRTLLRLALRGGAVATSDVLGRRWRVAGGWHHHIVDPRTGRPARTGVVAATVVARTAAAAEALAKACILAGPGEAVALLAQHGAAGLVVTENRFVRMSSELREVTLRAEG; from the coding sequence GTGAGCCGGCCGGGTCCGACCGGTGAGGCCGCGCCGGCAGTTCTCTCGAGCCGGTTCGCGGCGATGGGGACCGTGGTCGCGCTCCACGTGCGGCCCCGCCCGGGCGAGGAGGCGGCAGCAGCGGCCCGCTTGGAGGCGCTGGAGGCGTGGTTCCACACGGTTGAGGCTGCCCTGAGCCGCTTCCGGCCGGAGAGCGAACTGAGCCGCCTCAACGTCCACCCCGGCCGGTACGCCCTGGTCTCGCCCCTCCTGGGCCGCGTCCTGCGCGCCGCCCTGGTTGCGGCCGGACGCACGGGCGGCCTCTTCGACCCCACCCTGCTGCCCGAACTGGAGGCGGCGGGCTACGACCGCCCGTTCGGCGAGCTGCCTCCGCCGGAGATGGATGGCGCCGGCCCACCCACCGTGGACCCGGCCGGGGGCCCGGGGCACCCGGCCGGGTCCCGCTGGGCGGCCGTCCGGGTCGAGGCCGTGCCGGGGACCCCGCTGTGGCTCGTCGACCGGCCTCCCGGCGTCCGCTTCGACCTGGGCGGCATCGCCAAGGGCTGGGCGGCCGACCGGGCGGCCCGCGCGCTGGCCCGCCACGGCCCGGCGGCGGCGGACGTCGGCGGCGACGTCCGGATCGTCTCGACGGAGCCCTGGCCGGTGGCCGTCGCCGACCCCTTCGACCCCGGTCGCACCCTGCTCCGGCTGGCCCTCCGCGGCGGAGCCGTGGCGACCTCGGATGTCCTGGGGCGGAGATGGAGGGTCGCGGGCGGGTGGCACCACCACATCGTCGACCCCCGAACGGGACGTCCGGCCCGGACGGGGGTCGTGGCGGCGACGGTCGTCGCCAGAACGGCAGCCGCGGCCGAGGCCCTGGCCAAGGCGTGCATCCTGGCCGGCCCCGGGGAGGCCGTCGCCCTGCTGGCGCAGCACGGCGCCGCCGGGCTTGTCGTCACGGAGAACCGGTTCGTGCGCATGAGCTCGGAGCTGCGCGAGGTGACATTGCGTGCGGAAGGCTGA
- a CDS encoding ferric reductase-like transmembrane domain-containing protein — protein MRKADDRHPGPPPYRLRLAALGWLLPPAALAVPAVRAGLPAVSRLFVEPSTWHITRAAGIMAYLFLWLAAVTGLLLSSRLLGLAAPPPLLGAAHQWGAAWSLYATVVHAVILRYDHWVSFRWPDILLPFASTYRTGAVALGVYALYALVGVQVTSYLRARLGVATWRLAHALSVPAYVLALAHGVWAGTDTAQPWVQALYWSTGSVFAFLLLARLLLTRGARAGGGAPGGRHGEGTAPTAR, from the coding sequence GTGCGGAAGGCTGACGATCGTCATCCGGGGCCACCGCCCTACCGTCTCCGACTGGCGGCGCTCGGGTGGCTGCTGCCCCCGGCCGCCCTGGCGGTGCCTGCCGTCCGGGCCGGCCTGCCCGCCGTCTCCCGTCTGTTCGTGGAGCCCAGCACGTGGCACATCACCCGGGCGGCAGGCATCATGGCCTACCTCTTCCTCTGGCTCGCCGCCGTGACCGGCCTCCTGCTCTCCTCGCGCCTTCTGGGGCTGGCCGCTCCGCCGCCGCTCCTGGGCGCCGCGCACCAGTGGGGGGCGGCGTGGAGCCTCTACGCTACGGTCGTGCACGCCGTGATCCTGCGCTACGACCACTGGGTGTCCTTCCGCTGGCCGGATATCCTGCTCCCCTTCGCCTCCACGTACCGCACCGGCGCGGTGGCCCTCGGCGTCTATGCGCTGTACGCTCTCGTGGGCGTGCAGGTCACCTCGTATCTGCGGGCGCGGCTGGGGGTGGCCACGTGGCGGCTGGCCCACGCGCTCAGCGTGCCGGCCTACGTGCTGGCCCTCGCACACGGGGTGTGGGCCGGTACGGACACCGCCCAGCCGTGGGTCCAGGCGCTATACTGGTCGACGGGAAGTGTCTTCGCGTTCCTGCTCCTCGCCCGCCTGCTCCTCACCCGTGGGGCCCGTGCAGGCGGTGGGGCGCCCGGCGGCCGTCACGGAGAAGGGACGGCGCCAACGGCGCGCTGA
- a CDS encoding CdaR family protein — protein MERLLQRDGVVRLLSLLLAFILWVQITDARSADVTRRLTAVPLRAEHIGPDLVLQAPQALPPVDVTLQGPARDVERVRPDDLAAVIDLAGLGPGQMHTVRVQVRGLAPTVSYTVEPNVVSVFLEQRVSRPVRVTLGQPEIARGDQKYVLRLLRDQVQILGLRPNVDRVARVEAVVDPASLDGAGQREASLSAVDASGMEVQGVTLDPARVPVEVSVVRLPPARDVPVHPRFAGSLPEGYTFSVSVTPSTVKVRGPRERHDGWQEVATEPINLTGQTRPFAVQVGLILPPGAESMDYQSATVSVNVTELRTERVLADHPLAIRGVGPGLVARAAVEGVTVRLQGPKLALDRLDPALFDVRVDAAGLGPGRHLLEVRYDTPPGITVVSVNPSAVEVVISKSPNE, from the coding sequence TTGGAGCGGCTCTTGCAGCGGGACGGCGTGGTCCGGCTGCTTTCCTTGCTTCTGGCCTTCATCCTGTGGGTGCAGATCACCGACGCGCGCTCCGCGGACGTGACCCGGCGGCTCACCGCCGTCCCGCTGCGGGCCGAGCACATCGGCCCCGATCTTGTCCTGCAGGCCCCCCAGGCCCTGCCTCCGGTCGACGTGACCCTGCAGGGTCCGGCGCGAGACGTGGAGCGGGTCCGGCCGGACGACCTCGCCGCGGTGATCGACCTGGCCGGGCTCGGCCCCGGCCAGATGCATACCGTGCGGGTCCAGGTGCGGGGGCTGGCGCCCACCGTCAGCTACACGGTCGAGCCGAACGTCGTCTCCGTCTTCCTCGAGCAGCGGGTCTCCCGGCCCGTGCGGGTGACGCTGGGCCAGCCGGAGATCGCCCGGGGCGACCAGAAGTACGTGCTCCGCCTCCTCCGGGACCAGGTCCAGATCCTCGGACTGCGGCCCAACGTGGACCGGGTCGCCCGGGTCGAAGCCGTGGTCGATCCGGCGAGCCTGGACGGCGCCGGGCAGCGAGAGGCGTCGCTCAGCGCCGTCGACGCCTCCGGGATGGAGGTCCAGGGTGTGACCCTCGACCCGGCGCGGGTGCCCGTCGAGGTCTCCGTGGTGCGCCTGCCGCCGGCACGGGACGTGCCCGTGCACCCGCGCTTCGCCGGCAGCCTGCCGGAGGGGTACACGTTCAGCGTGTCCGTCACGCCCAGCACGGTGAAGGTGCGGGGGCCGCGGGAGCGGCACGACGGGTGGCAGGAAGTGGCCACCGAGCCCATCAACCTCACCGGCCAGACACGGCCCTTCGCGGTCCAGGTGGGGCTCATCCTGCCCCCCGGCGCCGAGAGCATGGACTACCAGTCCGCGACCGTGTCCGTGAACGTCACCGAGCTGCGCACCGAGCGGGTGCTGGCAGACCACCCGCTGGCGATCCGGGGCGTCGGCCCCGGCCTGGTGGCCCGCGCGGCCGTCGAGGGCGTGACGGTGCGCCTGCAAGGGCCCAAGCTGGCTCTCGACCGGCTCGACCCCGCCCTGTTCGACGTGCGGGTGGACGCTGCGGGGCTCGGGCCCGGCCGGCACCTGCTGGAGGTTCGGTACGACACCCCTCCCGGCATCACCGTCGTGTCCGTCAACCCCTCCGCGGTCGAAGTGGTCATCTCCAAGTCCCCGAACGAATAG